Within Hydra vulgaris chromosome 02, alternate assembly HydraT2T_AEP, the genomic segment ttttaaataaatttaaattcagaatagatttataaaataaattttagaataatgAAATTGctgtaacaacaacaacaaaaaaagtatacttgAAAAACGTAGACCGATTTTCTTTACTGAACAGCATAAATGAATTCATGGGTTTTTTCACcatgtttttgtgttttttcttttttttttaatatatctaatGCCTTAGTTGTGCTGGGTTTAACATATGGAGCAAAGTCAGATTGTTCTAATGCAGTTAATTCAACAGGCTGGACAAGTGATTCAactataagaaataaaaaccaaaatagaCCTTAGAAGAATACcagtaaaacaattattgtacCAAGTTCTGAGCATAGATTGATCAATAACacaggtcaacaaaaaaaaatttctttctggTGCCgagcaaacaatttgttttttgcatagcatttctcattttgattgCAAATATGCAACTCAATTTTCACCATCATGTCAAattgtaaagatatttgggttcaaatatttagaatttggttgatatacttttgtataattttttacaaaaaattatacaaaagtatgtcaacctggatctcaaaaaaagtgtattttcatagagattttaaaaatgttatttttttgtaataaaagtaagtactttttgtattattgctgaaaaacattttgtctttagcattttttcacataatttttttgtcaacaaattTCAAggaaatatatttatgttttctaaaatctctatgaaaatatgcttcttttgagatccaggttgacatatttttgtataattttttgacaatacTAGGAATTTCTAGGAATTACCCCAAATTCTAAagatttgaacccaaatatctttacaacttgatGTGATGGTGAAAATTGAGTTGCacatttgaaatcaaaatgagaaatgctatacaaaaaataaattgtttgctcaacatcaaaatattttttttttgttgacctgtGTAATTTATAACTCAGTGTGGTCAAACGAagtttgcttatttaaaattaagtatagTCAAACAAAGTTTGGTGTATAAAACTATGGAAAAaactcacttttatttttaaactcagCTTTATTAAACTGACTTTTGACAATTTCTATCTCTTCGTTTAAGTAAACAATGTATTCATGAGCCTTTTGCAATGTAACTTCACGTGATACTCGAGAATTTTGACAGATTGCATATGGTAGTAAACTATTTAATGACCGGATATTGTCAGACAATTCTTTGCGTTGTTCGCTTAAGTTAAATGatacaaacataaaaagaaGTGATTAAGATTAAgtgattaatataaaaaaataagtaagtaaaataagtaaatataaaaaaaaaaattctttataaaacttacTTTGCCCTTTTGTTCAGacctttatttgttttttctgtaaaatataagttttaaattgtaagataaattaaaatttaaaaacaaaacaaaatccttaaatatgtcaaattttataaaaaaatctacttatactttttaaacacaattatatctttttaaaatgtttctgatATCTTTTAGAAGCCCTGTAGACCAGATTTGAAGCCAAAACTTTAtagtattcaaaaattttatattgtttgaaaacccataaattaaacattaaaactcattcttttctaattgttatattttgattaatcaCAGTCAAAGATAGAAAAAGTTGACAGATACACAAAGATAAAAAGTTGACAGAAACTAGTGAAAAGGAGagcttttaagcaaaaaataatgcaatgaaGCTTacctatagatttttttaagtaaaaatttgtatgaaaactaaataacaaGCCACAGTTCATTAAAcatcattaaatatgtttttagaaGATAGAGTTTTTAGTGTCACATTAAGGGGAAGGACaggaaagagaaaaaataaaaagaagggGGAGGGGGATATATCTAAAGCACTTACTGTTCATAGGGGCACTAATAAAGATTTGTTCAAGATTTcagcaaagattttttttatttgctaatatTTTCCATTTGGAGTCAGCCAGCAATCACATAACTAATAAACCAGACactttattcttaaaaaattttaatgatttgttagtagttaatttttttttcctgaaaaaaaaaaaagttaatattatcaaaataaaatctttattggTTAGATTTTCAGGAagattgttaatttaaataagaaacaaaaatttggACCTAggatttaatattgtaaaaagtcTTTATTAAGCTAAGAAAGATAGTTGTCAATAGTTAACCTCCAAACAGACCTACACCATTGGAAGATAAAGACATATGAACATTAATGTGattgatttttactttatattctgttgtttattgaaatttatgGAGCTGagttcaaaattcaaaaatagcttaaaaattcaaaaatggcATTAGCGCAAATGGTACCTAAATGAGAAATTGGTTAAAATGGATACTCTTAACTTATTTCATAGTATTATCCGTTATCAAAAAAACTAGTTCCTGTAAAACTACAGAAGATagcatttgaaagaaaaattttaaaattgaaaatttaacaattatataatgagacaaaatattaataaacatcCCAACACAATGGAATCTTATTCCACAGTATTCAATATCTGAAATTTGATAATCTCACAATACATTTATAAGTTAATTaatgaaagttatttaaaaaatacttcaaaataatatttctagTGTATTAGTTAACAGTTATTAGTTAGTTATcagtttttactaaaaataaattttgcttaTTCAACTATTTCTGCAGTTCAAATCAATTAATTTGCAGTTTAAATCAACCAATCAGTTtcaataaatctatttttaattttctgatcTTTATCTGTGATTAATATTTACGTAAAATATaccatttagaaaaaaatgagttttttaggTTGAATTTTAAGATCCTTATCAGGCTTTTTAGGGGCCATGTGTTTCCACCCCCAATCAGGCTGGCAGGGACCTTTAAAGTTATgcagaacaaaaaaatttttgttcaaactTATTTTCTCATAAATTATCAGTTGATTTATTGAGATGGAAGTTCAATTTCCAAAAAGAATTTTCATGGGCAGAATTTAGTGAAGGTCTGGAGTGTCCGCATACACTTTtcacaatttatgttttaaaatacaatttttaattaacactttttttcagaaaaattaaaaaatatatatataattttatttatagccgtaataaaagctttttatgtCAAAATAGTACTAGACCAAACTTGAAAATTCAGTCAATTTATGTACTGAAGCCTTCATAGAATTTTGATTGAACTTtcattttaagaaagaaaaaaaagaaaaaaaaaacagagctGCAGCAGTACCCTGTAGTAACACTATGAAAATTTGGCACATAGGACACTGGGCATTCCATAAAGGAGGTTGTCAGGTGATGGCTTAAAATCAGCTTTATTAGCAACATACTATAAAACCATTTAAACAGACCAATATCAGCTGTCAAAAACAGGTATAAACACAttggcaaaaaaaacatttaatggtAGATTAGATAAGCTAtctaaaatagcttttttttgaagctctttccaataaaaaaaaacaaccaattttTATTCCTGTTATTCTAATCTTTTGTAGCAAAAACTTGTAATTAAATCAATTGCTTGATTTTCCAGTGATCTAATGTATGTAAACAGCCATTATAATATTCATCCCCTGTACAATAAACAATCTTTGTGCAATAATGAATCTTTTTGCAATACCCCTGTGCAATAACGAATCTTTGTGCAATACCCTTGTGCAATAACGAATCTTTGTGCAATACCCTTGTGCAATAACTAATTTTTGTGCAATACCCTTGTGCAATAACTAACCTTTGTACAATATCCCGATGCAATAACCAATCTTTGGAATACTAAGTAATAGATTCATTTGTTTCCCTGAAATAAGAACTAcagtatgaaaaataaattctttgtttATGCTGctaatatcaaaaaacttttcatcccAATGAAGCAATGGATAATTAGTAGATGTCAAGACTAAATCGTATTGAGCAGTTGCTACTACCTTTAGTGTTACCATATCAACACATTTTATAGTGTTGTAAGATGAAGCTATACCATCCAACTCCACACCAAGTGTACTGCTCCAACAACAAACATGGCACCTCACACAAGTAGACTGAATTGATCCAGTAAAGTTGCTAATTCATTCATACGCAGTGAGTTAATATAATGTGGAAGAGTCATTGTGTTCAAGCTCAAACTTTAAGAGTTACATTAATAGTcagttttaaactttaaacagtCAAATCAAAAACTTAGTATTTAATGCAATAAACACATTAAGTTTTTAAGATGCTACAATTGACCAGCAATCGAGAACCAAGTTAGCCAGCAATTGAGAACcaagtttttatcttttgattttttattaatccaAACATTATAATATAGAGGGGCAATAGAcggacaaaactaaaaaaatctatatatataattttaaagtagaTATTGTCAGTGCTGTGTAACTTTTGATAATACCGCGCATATGCACTACagattttttactaaagaaattttttttattgcaacagATATTAAGCTCATTTTAGTATAAAGAGTATTATTCATGTGTTATGTAATGTGAACAATATTTGGTGTTCCAATAATCCAAGTAGCCAATGCTAGTTATTAGTTTCCTTGAcgatatgttgaaaaaaaaagtatatttgaaaaagatcaacttattgttaaataattttcaatttttttttgtcaaaattgaGTTTAATGGATCAACCAAACCAAACCATTAATACAAAGTCAACAGTTAAGAAAGAAAATGGAAATCTCTCAGAAGAAGTCAGTTTTTTCCTTTCTACATTTGTTCTCCTTcagttatataaatacattagagacaaaaagaaaattatttggTCTCATCAATAGCCAGCATAGTATTTAGCATAAATTTATCAAAGTCCAAAAGTCAGATTTTATTAAGTTCTGAACTATAATAAGGCATTAAGACTATTACAGTCTTAATGCCTTATTATAGtccatgtgtatatatatatatatatatatatatatatatatatatatatatatatatatatatataaatatatatatatatatatatatatatatatatatatatatatatatatatacatacacatacatacatacatgaaatatatacatatatgatatatatatacatatatatacacctctttcatatatatatatatatatatatatatatatatatatatatatatatatatatatatatatatatatatatatatatatatatatatatatatatatatatatatatatatatatatatatatatatatatatatatatatatatatatatacagtggtggcCAAAAGTATGGAAACTtttcaaaatgctttttatttatttataaaaaatgcaaaacttacTACATATTATGCATATGTTTATTGAAGTcgtaatacaactttttaataaaataaaacattttttttttattaacatatacaaaaaaaaatcaaatttttaaattaggcCTGGTCATAAGTATGGAAACTTATGACCATTTTAAATGTTCTCTTGCAAACAATAATCTACCCATCTTATTTTTCTTAGAAATTAACGGTTTTTTGACAGCCACTCTTCCAAATAAGCCCGCATCATTTAACCTTCTACGAACTGTCCTGTCTGATAATAAAACTCCATGCTGTTCCAAGATTTCTTCTTTTATATCCTTTGATGACTTTCTAGGATCTTTTGtagaagtattttttataactttatccTTTTTCTTGGTCTTCCAGGTTTTATTTTCACTTCCACAGTTCCcctttctttgaattttttaataatttttgaaactgTACCTTTTGGAACTTGAAAATTTCGAGAAATATCAATTGGTTTATTACCGTTTTTAAAACActcaactattttatttttaatatcactaGAATAATTTTTCGCCTTCAGCACATAAATTGACTGGCTTTCTAGGAAGAAATGGAAAGGAGTGCCACTAAATCAACTAAGGATTTGGATTAGGGcagcaatcatttttttaaattttttaatctttttccgAAAAACTGTAtgtatttatactatattttatcataattataaatttaatcttataaTTAAATCTCACCATTTTTCATTTCAGAATTTTCAGACACATTACTAACTGTTAAAAACAAACTTGGCTTTTTTACTTgagatttataaacaatattctGACTAGAAAATAAACTATCAATTGGGAATCTGCAATAATCTTCCTGAGTCTCTAATTTTTTATCACAAATCGAAATAGCTTGATTTAAAATACtatctttttcaaaacaaagcTCACTATCTATTTCTCCCGAGTGGCTCACGATAAAGTGTTTTTCTGTTGTTTGagcctaaaaaataaatctagcTAAGTCTAAACTTCCAAAATTCTAAaactggaaaaataaaaacaaaagcaattgGTACATCTAAGTCTTCTGTTATTTCATCAAtcttttcaaatcttttaacaGAAATAGGGCTTGGAGGTAgttgaacttgaaaaaataaaaaaaaaaaaaagaatactcaTCTACaaattattgaagaaaaaaaaaacaaactaaaaaactttttcaacatACATTTTTTGGGAGACCATGTTTCAGACTGGAAAGAATGctaaaaatagaatttatagaaaacaataattaaattcaatattatcaACTAttctataaactttattatctattattattatacaagaGGACCTGTAGAGAACAAGTCACAAAAGCTTTGTATGTCAACTATGTTAACTCTATCTGTATAAAAAAGTGCAGATTAGAAAATGATTAACATTAAagaattcttaaataaattgtaaCATTAGGAATTCTACCTAAAAACAGATCAATGCACACataatgtaatacaaaaatctAGTGGGCATTATAAAAAGCGCAACTGCATTGTATAGCAtgttggaaaaagaaaaaaaacaaccacaagcaacaaaaataataaaaagccaagtataaaaaaattaaaaaaatcacaagtaaaaagtaaaactgttttaataaccgtcatatttttttaattgaataccatataatattatttaaaaaaagttattttcaattttaatttcaaaaaatcaaaagtaattattttacttttttgattttttttttaaattgaaactaGATGACATGTTTTTCCCTCTGAATGAAAATTCATTCCGCAAAATCTACTTATTTGGAAATTTAAACTGAAGTTTTTCTTTAGagttaagttaaaattttttttacaatcttcTTGGAGAATCATTAGGAATCACCCATAAACTATGCAATACTagcttactaaaaaaaaaaaagtagatcaGTTGCTCATTTGAAAAACAACTTTCATTAAACATAAAAGGGTAAttcaatttttggtttaattaaaaGTGAAGGAAAACTTGTGatgatttttgatttgattttaataactaaatttagcATTGCAAATATGTATTCGATACaggataatatttttataagtatacTTTTACTACATCATGTATAAAAATTctgttttgtttctaaatttgaAACTGCATTAAAGAGTATATTTGATATGAAATACCACAGCTCTTTTGTCTAATTCTTGTTACAATGCAACATtgagtaatataaaaaatgttgacagCACAATTAACACCTTTCATAAGCATGTGTCAGTTTCTTATCAGCTCATAATAAAATATGCAATACAATATGATTGTAttctacaacatttttttaatatgaagtAGCAAGGGAATAGTTGTCTATAAAACTACTTTGGAAAATCGTTCtgtaaaatacaactttttttttaatttttaaattttattttgctgtttatatatagatttagtttaaatctcacataaaataaaatttaattacaaatatatacacaataaacAGAAAGGGGACTAAAGAAGAAATGTTAGGAACAATACAAACCTAATCTTATGATAGAGCCCCTAGAGAtcataataaagtttaaatatactTGATAACAAACCGTTTGTTTTTTAGGCAATTTATGTTACATTAATTTACTTCCAAATAAGAAGTATTTtcatattaacaaaaatacttcTCACTtggatttttattaaacttaatttcaGAAGTTAGTATATTTATAGATactatatttactaaatttaagaaacagtaaatatttatttgatatatgataaaagtttaatgcatactaataaataataatataacttataaaaaataaaaatttgtttaataaaataaataaaatataattcaaaagataaagtaaaatataatatataattaaacaatatataaattacaaagataatttaaatagctAAACTGTTGattaaacaaaacatatttgttaCACAACATAGTTGCATACAACATTTGCTCCATAACATATAACATTTGCAACATAGTTGCATTTGTATAACTAAAAGCTCAAAActcttaaaacatttaacttttggttgaggttttttaattaaaaatttttttttgaaaactaaaaacaggTACCAACACCCGACCCGCTGATACacagcaatatttttaaaattaaaaacctcaactaaaatgttaatgaatgtttaaagaacttttactgagcagttaaatatataaaagtatgttGGGATGCAAACATTTCAATTTCAGAGAAATTCTTTAAGTTTTggttttctttctttattttatttttaacattattatagtTATAGCTTTAAAagatgcatatataatataaacatatatataatatatcttttatgtattatatatatatatatatatatatatatatatatatatatatatatatatatatatatatatatatatatatatatgtatgtatgtatatataatataaacatacagCTGGGAGAACAGCCCACTTAAAACAaccaattttataaatatttgctgCAAATTTTTCCCATAACCAGGAGTATAGACATGactataactaaaatatattttggtagatgtatatcattaattatattaaaacaatgctTTAATCTTTTTAGTCTTTTGCAGTATAACATAAGATGTTTGCTGTAGATGTTgaagtaaaaagttataaataaatgttaatttatttataacattttaaaattgtacttaattaaaattaaaaaaaaatcatagaaataaaaaaatattttaactaaagatctaaaatttaaacaaatataacataaaagatttttttctttgtggTTCTGTAATTCtagaaaaattatacaaatattattaggGAACAataaaaagtagataaaaatagaatatatatcataaatataagtatatataaatatatatcattaaataaaaatcataaaaataataatcctatttaaaaaatgtaattttttccactcgaaaaaatgttttcaaatttttttttataagttaaaccTGCTATGCAAAAGTTGCGCTTATTTAAAGTACCTTCTTGAAAACTATTGAATAACTACAAACgtcataaaaagtttataaagtttttttttcaataggaCACATACCTTCATTAGCTTAGTGGTTAAGTGCACTGTTCTCAGCGCTATAACTCTAATGTTTTGTAGGTTCAAATCGAACactttgaaagaaatttttttatcttgaagcttttttaaatacaaaacaaaacagttttttcataatttatatacatccactttttataacaatatatttacttaAGTCCACTTATTGCTTATTTGAATATATTGGCATTAGCCTCGATAccagtttacataaaaaatgcgATAATGAGAATAAATACTAGCGAAATAACTAGTGTTGTTATGACTGTTGAATAATTCGTCGATTAAATCAACTAGTTTCAAAAGTCAAATAAAAtcgactaatatatttttaaaatcaactgaGTTGACTAAAGCCAATTTAgttgaaagatttttatttcaaaataaattgcaataaaaatagttatctatttgttttctactttttaacatcattaaaaaaataatggagaAAAACAAAATGGACATGGATGCTCCGACAATGAGACAATTCATTTCCAGACCCTAATGATTTAAGAACCGCTTTAAACACTTGTTAATAtcaaaaagtctataaaatcatatttacaaTGTATAGATAACATCAAGATTTTGGAGCTTCACGGTTTAATTTTGTTCCCAGGGCCCCAAACCAGCTTGGAACGGCCATGTATgaaagtatttatgaaaatcacaagcataaacaaaaaaaaacaaaaaaaaaatttaataaaatacataaccGAAAGTTTGATTAGGTATAAATATTGCTAGCATGCTATgaattttaacaaacttaaggagagtaaaaaaaaatcattatgcAATAGTTATAATAGTTTCgttattaaatgaacaaacaaaagttaaaaattgaaaaaattaaattgaataaaaagatataaagattttaagatttttccTACTAAATCTAACTATAGATTTCCTACTATATGACTTTTAGTCATATAGTAGGAAATCCATAGTTAATTAAACCAACTGTTCAGTTTTTCGAAGTTGACTAAATTCGACTTTCGACTAGTCAACTTTTAATCAATTTAGTtgaagtcaataaaaaaactaaaaataactaatataaactCTTATCATAAAAACAGATTAATACATCAgtgcattttattaatttatatattttttcaattttttacctCTAAACGTACTTGGATTACCTtataactatttgaaaaaaaaagtaaacttcaaaacaaaatcttGACAgcttacaaataataaacttattgttactaaagttaaaaaaaatcaaatcaaaaaacaaatttaaataaagtccACATTTATACAGATGTTtgtcttgcaaaaaaaatacaaattaaaactgttaaaacttttgtGTTTAACTgagaaaatcttaaaataaaccataaaatcaaaaaaaaaaaaaattgtgattcaagtaaatttttataagaagcACCCAAAAGTTTTCTGCTGTTGAAAAcaagtatttttcatttttttcgttgttgttgttgttgctatttttagtatcattattgttattattattattattattattattattattattgttattattgttattatttatttattttaattattatgatttaaagaaaaatataaaaaaaagaacaacataaaaataatagaaaaataaacattttaaaagaaaagtaacaTAAACAGAAACTAAACAAAATACATACATTATGTCCATCTAGtaaaaatggcatctgttgaAATGGAAATATTCTAGATGAATAAAGTGTAGACAACATAAGAAATCATTAACATAGCAACATAAGAAATCATTAACATAGCAACATAGGAATCATT encodes:
- the LOC105845833 gene encoding uncharacterized protein LOC105845833 isoform X5, whose translation is MEPYSSLRVNRPKINVNLNATYAPFCTLMQPYENMIDEPQQLLSQEFGGMQVLNFEEVFNISEIDKGVHLNMDSNNRIFPFQQMPFLLDGHNHSFQSETWSPKKFQLPPSPISVKRFEKIDEITEDLDAQTTEKHFIVSHSGEIDSELCFEKDSILNQAISICDKKLETQEDYCRFPIDSLFSSQNIVYKSQVKKPSLFLTVSNVSENSEMKNEKTNKGLNKRANEQRKELSDNIRSLNSLLPYAICQNSRVSREVTLQKAHEYIVYLNEEIEIVKSQFNKAEFKNKIESLVQPVELTALEQSDFAPYVKPSTTKALDILKKKEKTQKHGEKTHEFIYAVQ
- the LOC105845833 gene encoding uncharacterized protein LOC105845833 isoform X6 — encoded protein: MDSNNRIFPFQQMPFLLDGHNHSFQSETWSPKKFQLPPSPISVKRFEKIDEITEDLDAQTTEKHFIVSHSGEIDSELCFEKDSILNQAISICDKKLETQEDYCRFPIDSLFSSQNIVYKSQVKKPSLFLTVSNVSENSEMKNEKTNKGLNKRANEQRKELSDNIRSLNSLLPYAICQNSRVSREVTLQKAHEYIVYLNEEIEIVKSQFNKAEFKNKIESLVQPVELTALEQSDFAPYVKPSTTKALDILKKKEKTQKHGEKTHEFIYAVQ